In Bacillus cereus ATCC 14579, a single window of DNA contains:
- a CDS encoding Cof-type HAD-IIB family hydrolase has product MEGEEDMIKLFVSDLDDTLVYDVNHMQKEDERALCWLAEKGTNICFASGRFTHRIDEVVKRFSFPYYTTGLNGATMLLPDGNLFHESSFENVVAQEIYRYIHKKGLADIVCANEQRYTKRKNEHHHNFEAYMGVHIAEIEALEEEFGKTVHPAKLFVFGEEEKIVTLDQELRDTFQGEAEVFISGKRYVDIMPRGVSKGSALKRLMDHLQIEANEVACIGDSFNDISMFEVTPHSFTLHHAHPYVKEKANHIVRSVEEAVMKLPLLV; this is encoded by the coding sequence ATGGAAGGGGAAGAGGACATGATTAAATTATTTGTAAGTGATTTAGATGACACGCTCGTTTACGATGTGAATCATATGCAAAAAGAAGATGAACGTGCGCTGTGTTGGTTAGCTGAGAAAGGGACAAATATTTGTTTTGCCTCTGGCCGCTTTACACACAGAATTGATGAAGTTGTAAAAAGGTTTTCATTCCCATATTACACAACTGGCTTAAATGGAGCGACAATGTTGCTTCCGGATGGAAATTTATTTCATGAATCGAGTTTTGAAAATGTGGTTGCCCAGGAAATATATCGATATATACATAAAAAAGGACTAGCGGATATTGTTTGTGCAAACGAGCAGCGATATACAAAAAGGAAGAATGAACATCACCATAATTTTGAAGCGTATATGGGCGTGCATATCGCTGAAATTGAAGCGTTAGAAGAAGAGTTTGGTAAGACTGTACACCCTGCAAAATTGTTTGTTTTTGGAGAAGAAGAGAAAATTGTGACGTTAGATCAAGAGCTACGAGATACGTTTCAAGGCGAAGCGGAAGTTTTTATATCAGGTAAACGCTATGTTGATATTATGCCAAGAGGCGTGAGTAAGGGGAGTGCTCTAAAGCGACTAATGGATCATTTGCAAATTGAAGCAAATGAAGTTGCTTGTATTGGAGATTCTTTCAATGATATTTCTATGTTTGAAGTAACCCCGCATTCATTTACTCTTCATCATGCCCATCCATATGTAAAGGAGAAAGCAAATCATATAGTGCGTTCGGTTGAAGAGGCTGTTATGAAATTACCGTTACTTGTATAA